A single genomic interval of Nonomuraea rubra harbors:
- a CDS encoding methyltransferase domain-containing protein has product MTSLPITSPGSWVFSGDVPTVFVDHARHSVPLYDAGHDLVCDLSTCFLGGDGPHIGYELGSATGQLLHRLATHGPANHATHWIGVDREAAMVKAAREHCAGLDNVEVVEGDLTTIAYQHCDFVVAYLTMHFLPPGLRREVFRQICQALRPGGAFFMFDKVLAPGAQLEDLITTLHYRFKRNAGLSPEEILNKKESLLGVLQPVSTDDNVALLKEAGFASYGTILKYLAFEGFIAIK; this is encoded by the coding sequence GTGACCTCCCTTCCCATCACCTCACCCGGATCGTGGGTCTTCTCCGGCGACGTCCCGACGGTGTTCGTCGATCACGCCCGCCACTCGGTGCCGCTCTACGACGCCGGCCACGACCTCGTCTGCGACCTTTCCACGTGCTTCCTCGGCGGCGACGGGCCACACATCGGCTACGAGCTCGGCTCGGCCACCGGCCAGCTCCTGCACCGCCTGGCCACCCACGGCCCGGCCAACCACGCCACCCACTGGATCGGGGTCGACCGCGAGGCCGCGATGGTCAAGGCCGCCCGCGAGCACTGCGCCGGTCTCGACAACGTCGAGGTCGTCGAGGGCGACCTCACCACGATCGCCTATCAGCACTGCGATTTCGTCGTCGCGTACCTGACCATGCACTTCCTGCCGCCCGGGCTCCGGCGGGAGGTGTTCCGCCAGATCTGCCAGGCGCTCCGTCCCGGCGGAGCCTTCTTCATGTTCGACAAGGTCCTGGCGCCGGGCGCTCAGCTCGAAGACCTGATCACGACGCTGCACTACCGGTTCAAGCGCAACGCCGGCTTGAGCCCGGAGGAAATCCTCAACAAGAAGGAGAGCCTGCTCGGCGTGCTGCAGCCGGTCTCCACCGACGACAACGTCGCTCTCCTCAAAGAGGCCGGCTTCGCGAGCTACGGAACGATCCTGAAATACCTCGCCTTCGAGGGATTCATCGCGATCAAGTAG
- a CDS encoding FecCD family ABC transporter permease codes for MLLLTGIGLLIGSVAASVLIGTSEVGLIDLGRVLGTRLGLPVEPLPGLLDSLIWDLRVPRVLLAALVGAGLALCGAVLQAVTRNALADPYLLGISSGASTGAVAVVVLGLGGAAFSVAGGAFAGALASFGLLMLLLRRSGMDSMRIVLTGVIVAELFAAVAALVLVASGDADTTRAIIHWLLGSMASARWDAVIASGAVTVMGLAVFWPYATALDGFCFGTDTASSLGIDVRRTRLVLLGVTALLTAVAVAGVGAIGFVGLIVPHGVRFLVGPLHRVLLPLSALAGAIFLVWTDALARVAFAPQEVPVGVFTALLGVPLFLLVLRKRGEL; via the coding sequence GTGCTGCTCCTGACCGGGATCGGGCTGTTGATCGGCTCCGTGGCGGCCTCGGTGCTGATCGGCACATCCGAGGTCGGCCTCATCGACCTCGGCCGCGTCCTCGGCACCCGCCTGGGCCTGCCGGTGGAGCCGTTGCCCGGCCTGCTCGACTCGCTGATCTGGGACCTGCGCGTGCCCCGCGTGCTCCTGGCGGCCCTGGTCGGTGCCGGGCTCGCACTGTGCGGCGCGGTGCTGCAGGCCGTGACCCGCAACGCGCTGGCCGATCCCTACCTGCTGGGCATCTCCTCCGGTGCGTCCACCGGAGCGGTGGCCGTCGTCGTCCTCGGTCTGGGTGGTGCGGCGTTCTCCGTGGCCGGCGGTGCGTTCGCCGGCGCGCTGGCCTCGTTCGGGCTGCTCATGCTGCTGTTGCGGCGCAGCGGCATGGACTCCATGCGGATCGTGCTGACCGGTGTCATCGTCGCCGAGCTCTTCGCGGCCGTCGCCGCCCTCGTGCTGGTGGCCTCCGGCGACGCCGATACCACCCGGGCGATCATTCACTGGTTGCTCGGCTCGATGGCCTCCGCCCGGTGGGACGCGGTGATCGCGAGCGGCGCCGTCACCGTCATGGGACTGGCCGTCTTCTGGCCGTACGCCACCGCGCTGGACGGGTTCTGCTTCGGGACCGACACCGCCTCCTCGCTCGGCATCGACGTGCGCAGGACGCGCCTGGTGCTGCTGGGCGTCACGGCGCTGCTCACCGCGGTGGCCGTGGCCGGCGTGGGCGCCATCGGTTTCGTCGGCCTGATCGTGCCGCATGGCGTGCGCTTCCTGGTGGGTCCGCTGCACCGCGTACTGCTGCCGCTCAGCGCGCTGGCCGGCGCGATCTTTCTGGTGTGGACGGACGCGCTGGCCCGTGTCGCCTTCGCCCCGCAGGAAGTCCCGGTCGGCGTGTTCACGGCGCTGCTCGGCGTCCCGCTGTTCCTGCTGGTGCTGCGCAAACGAGGTGAGCTGTGA
- a CDS encoding ABC transporter substrate-binding protein, producing the protein MRAFPPSRKISVFAGLVLLLFSAACGGTRSVSPSAAPATGAVRVSSCGQELSFSSPPERVVTLDQSSTETLLALGLQDRMAGTSNLKTAVAPQYRAAYDSVPVLNPKILTGEQLRAATPDLVVSSFAALYTKDRVGTREELRGLGLPSYVSVVDCPQAGGAGPTPFDLLLRDYENLGRIFRVEDRAAKLIAEQRRVIDRASKGRSAVTGEVTVVWLYSVYAGLPYVAGHGGMPSAMSELVGVRNAFDDVDEDWPEVSWEEIARRDPDVIVIGDLSERGAPGDSAAEKLDMLRKEPTMSQLTAVKANRVIEVPGIEMDPSVRTVNTLGLFVEGLRKLGHVR; encoded by the coding sequence ATGAGGGCCTTTCCCCCGTCTCGTAAGATCAGCGTCTTCGCCGGGCTCGTCCTACTCTTGTTCTCGGCCGCCTGCGGCGGCACCCGATCCGTCTCCCCTTCGGCCGCTCCTGCCACCGGTGCGGTGCGGGTGAGCAGCTGCGGCCAGGAGCTGTCGTTCTCCAGCCCGCCGGAGCGCGTCGTCACGCTGGACCAGTCCTCGACGGAGACGCTGCTCGCACTCGGCTTGCAGGATCGTATGGCCGGGACCTCGAATCTGAAGACCGCGGTGGCGCCGCAGTACAGGGCCGCCTACGACAGCGTCCCCGTGCTGAACCCGAAGATCCTCACCGGTGAGCAGCTTCGTGCCGCCACCCCTGACCTGGTCGTCTCCTCCTTCGCCGCCCTGTACACCAAGGACCGGGTCGGCACTCGCGAGGAGCTGCGCGGGCTCGGGTTGCCGTCCTACGTCAGCGTGGTGGACTGCCCCCAGGCCGGCGGAGCCGGGCCGACCCCGTTCGATCTGCTGCTGCGGGACTACGAGAACCTGGGCCGGATCTTCCGCGTCGAGGACCGGGCCGCGAAGCTCATCGCCGAACAACGACGGGTCATCGACCGGGCGTCCAAGGGCCGTTCCGCGGTCACCGGCGAAGTCACGGTCGTCTGGCTGTACTCGGTGTACGCGGGCCTGCCGTACGTCGCGGGCCACGGCGGTATGCCCAGCGCGATGAGCGAGCTGGTGGGCGTCCGCAACGCCTTCGACGACGTGGACGAGGACTGGCCGGAGGTTTCCTGGGAGGAGATCGCCAGGCGCGACCCCGACGTCATCGTGATCGGCGACCTGTCCGAGCGCGGAGCACCCGGCGACAGCGCCGCCGAGAAGCTGGACATGCTGCGCAAGGAGCCGACGATGTCGCAGCTCACCGCTGTGAAAGCGAACCGCGTCATCGAGGTCCCGGGCATCGAGATGGACCCGTCGGTGCGGACGGTGAACACCCTCGGCCTGTTCGTCGAAGGGCTGCGGAAGCTCGGCCATGTCCGCTAG
- a CDS encoding YcaO-like family protein produces MKHIPRVNVDVRPLGEDAAVLITPNGRMFEIDRPAADVVRALEDLAATPPGASPPWPELAGLLASTGSLIEPPQPPVLLADADLHPIVTRLAAPGEQTHPMGGDVPLDRPLALLSTRFDPELLLRVDGQRTGPWTCFFLDQGKCYFGPAIEPGRTAPYRDLLTRRACVTQRPDLADALLQPSLTGGLRPPSPDVLTWLVSMFLVELRRWLAGEPCALAGNEVEVDPAGPQIRLHPFLPLPASPYPKVINHRITGADLLLDDRIGIVAATRVIEHDPSIPRALTTVQADVADMGRRFPWATNVLCGASSFGDAAGARAAAIGESVERYCANWIQPELLRKASYAELRQAGENALAPESIVLFSEAQYAAEGFPFVRFDGDLPVHWIAGRSLTHDRPIWVPASLAYCNYYVGPYYHEPITNPLYYAGVAAGESFDDAVRSGLEEVIERDATMVWWANLPALPSLEPTPRLAALFDGTPGQRAWLIPLPNEFDVPVIAGVVEHARDQILTIGFGCRDTLELAAEKAWAEALTLQEIARDLQDPDGLYWEAVHAGRKARHFMHEWRADRAYLDSFRPDFRDVGDLECQMQVNLDPRAVERVRSWLDSGTTIPASSVSTMPDRSLSTYRQRVEQAGYEVIAVDLTTPDVAAAGLHVTRTLVPGLAGNFAAAFPYLGADRLRNAAVKLGWPARTELNVFPLPHA; encoded by the coding sequence TTGAAGCACATTCCGAGAGTCAACGTGGACGTGCGTCCCCTGGGCGAGGACGCGGCCGTGCTCATCACGCCGAACGGCCGGATGTTCGAGATCGACCGGCCAGCGGCGGACGTCGTCCGCGCCCTGGAAGACCTCGCCGCGACGCCGCCCGGCGCGTCTCCGCCGTGGCCGGAGCTGGCCGGCCTGCTCGCCTCGACCGGCTCCCTCATCGAACCCCCGCAACCCCCGGTGCTCCTCGCCGATGCCGACTTGCATCCCATCGTCACGAGGCTCGCCGCGCCTGGCGAGCAGACGCACCCCATGGGCGGCGATGTGCCGCTCGACCGGCCCTTGGCGCTGCTGAGCACGCGGTTCGATCCCGAGCTGCTGTTACGCGTGGACGGCCAGCGCACCGGACCGTGGACCTGCTTCTTCCTGGATCAGGGCAAGTGCTACTTCGGCCCGGCCATCGAGCCCGGCCGCACCGCGCCGTACCGGGACCTGCTGACCCGCCGGGCCTGCGTGACGCAGCGGCCCGACCTCGCCGACGCGCTCCTCCAGCCCTCGCTGACCGGCGGCCTGCGCCCGCCTTCCCCGGACGTGCTGACCTGGCTCGTGTCGATGTTCCTGGTCGAGCTGCGCCGCTGGCTGGCCGGCGAGCCCTGCGCCCTGGCCGGCAACGAGGTCGAGGTGGATCCGGCGGGCCCGCAGATCCGGCTCCATCCGTTCCTCCCCCTGCCGGCCAGCCCGTACCCGAAGGTCATCAACCATCGCATCACGGGTGCGGACCTGCTGCTCGACGACCGCATCGGCATCGTGGCAGCCACCAGGGTCATCGAGCACGACCCGTCGATCCCGCGGGCCCTGACGACGGTGCAGGCCGATGTCGCCGACATGGGACGGCGCTTCCCGTGGGCCACCAACGTCCTGTGCGGCGCCAGCTCCTTCGGCGACGCGGCCGGGGCCCGGGCGGCGGCCATCGGCGAGAGCGTGGAACGCTACTGCGCCAACTGGATCCAGCCCGAACTCCTACGCAAGGCGTCCTACGCCGAGCTGCGCCAGGCCGGCGAGAACGCCCTCGCACCCGAATCGATCGTCCTGTTCTCCGAAGCCCAGTACGCGGCGGAAGGCTTTCCCTTCGTCCGCTTCGACGGCGACCTGCCGGTGCACTGGATCGCGGGCCGCTCCCTCACCCATGACCGGCCGATCTGGGTGCCCGCCAGCCTGGCCTACTGCAACTACTACGTCGGGCCCTACTACCACGAGCCCATCACGAACCCCCTGTACTACGCAGGTGTGGCGGCCGGGGAATCCTTCGACGACGCCGTACGGTCCGGGCTCGAAGAGGTGATCGAGCGCGACGCCACCATGGTCTGGTGGGCCAATCTGCCCGCCCTTCCGTCCCTGGAACCGACGCCGCGCCTGGCCGCGCTCTTCGACGGCACACCCGGCCAGCGCGCGTGGCTGATCCCGCTGCCCAACGAGTTCGACGTCCCCGTCATCGCCGGCGTCGTCGAGCACGCCAGGGATCAGATCCTGACGATCGGCTTCGGCTGCCGCGACACCCTCGAGCTCGCGGCGGAGAAGGCCTGGGCCGAAGCGCTGACACTCCAGGAGATCGCCCGTGATCTACAGGATCCCGACGGCCTGTATTGGGAGGCCGTGCACGCTGGCCGCAAGGCCCGGCACTTCATGCACGAGTGGCGGGCCGACCGCGCCTACCTCGACAGCTTCCGCCCCGACTTCCGCGACGTCGGCGACCTGGAATGCCAGATGCAGGTCAACCTCGACCCCCGCGCCGTCGAGCGGGTGCGAAGCTGGCTGGACTCCGGAACCACCATCCCGGCTTCGTCCGTGTCCACGATGCCCGACCGCTCCCTGAGCACTTACCGGCAGCGGGTCGAGCAGGCCGGCTACGAGGTGATCGCCGTCGACCTCACCACCCCGGACGTCGCCGCGGCCGGGCTCCACGTCACCAGAACGCTCGTTCCCGGGCTGGCCGGCAACTTCGCCGCCGCCTTCCCCTACCTCGGCGCCGACCGGCTGCGCAACGCCGCCGTCAAGCTCGGCTGGCCCGCCCGGACAGAGCTGAACGTCTTCCCTCTCCCCCACGCGTGA
- a CDS encoding MFS transporter — protein sequence MPTDSDTSSSAARSILRERRFIRLWCGTTASGLATWALPFVLGLAVLDRELTAAGLGIVLATRTVGFLAAVPISGVLADRYSRRAVVWWAGLAAALATPFIALGLGRSVPLMAVAAAVVGAGQGACRPAFQALTAEVVDAGHRRQANAAMTLAVRVTTLVAPAGTALLAAVLNTWWLLIGTGLLWLAAAVLPPRGLPARALAAGGARFFAEFGEGVREARRHPWFLAGLGALAAVIFTGYSATGVALPLVSRDRYGTEAVLAAALTAYTLGALAGALLVARWQPRAQGWAALAGLALYGFAPLSLLVPVHPMVVFAAYALAGLGIELFNVPWFTATQREVEPRLLARVSSLDFLVSYGLAPVGLAFLAPAIDAFGWQPVLAGCALVCFLAPAAAALVPSSRGFSRPERS from the coding sequence ATGCCCACCGACTCGGACACGTCGTCGTCCGCGGCACGGTCCATCCTGCGCGAGAGGCGGTTCATCCGGCTGTGGTGCGGCACCACCGCCTCAGGGCTGGCGACCTGGGCGCTGCCGTTCGTGCTGGGGCTGGCCGTGCTGGACCGTGAGCTCACCGCCGCCGGTCTCGGGATCGTGCTGGCCACCCGGACCGTCGGCTTCCTCGCCGCGGTGCCGATCAGCGGAGTTCTGGCCGATCGGTACTCGCGCCGCGCCGTGGTGTGGTGGGCGGGACTGGCCGCCGCGCTCGCCACCCCGTTCATCGCGCTCGGGCTCGGCCGCTCCGTCCCGCTCATGGCCGTGGCGGCGGCGGTCGTCGGCGCGGGCCAGGGGGCGTGCCGACCCGCGTTCCAGGCGCTCACGGCCGAGGTCGTGGACGCCGGCCACCGCCGGCAGGCCAACGCCGCCATGACCCTGGCCGTGCGCGTCACCACCCTCGTCGCGCCGGCGGGCACGGCGTTGCTGGCCGCCGTCCTGAACACCTGGTGGCTGCTGATCGGCACCGGGCTGCTGTGGCTGGCCGCCGCCGTGCTGCCGCCCCGGGGCCTGCCCGCCCGGGCCCTCGCGGCGGGCGGCGCGCGGTTCTTCGCGGAGTTCGGCGAGGGTGTACGCGAGGCGCGCCGGCATCCATGGTTCCTGGCCGGTCTGGGGGCGCTGGCCGCGGTCATCTTCACCGGCTACTCGGCCACGGGCGTGGCACTGCCGCTGGTCAGCCGCGACCGGTACGGCACCGAGGCGGTGCTCGCGGCGGCGCTGACCGCCTACACCCTCGGCGCGCTGGCCGGCGCGCTGCTGGTGGCCCGGTGGCAGCCGCGCGCGCAGGGCTGGGCGGCGCTGGCCGGCCTGGCGCTGTACGGCTTCGCGCCGCTCAGCCTGCTGGTGCCGGTGCACCCGATGGTGGTTTTCGCCGCCTACGCGCTGGCCGGGCTGGGCATCGAGTTGTTCAACGTGCCCTGGTTCACCGCCACGCAGCGTGAGGTGGAGCCGCGCCTGCTCGCCCGCGTCTCCTCGCTCGATTTCCTGGTCTCCTACGGGCTGGCCCCTGTCGGCCTGGCCTTCCTTGCCCCGGCCATCGACGCCTTCGGCTGGCAGCCGGTCCTGGCCGGCTGCGCGCTGGTGTGCTTCCTCGCACCCGCCGCCGCGGCCCTGGTCCCCAGCAGCCGCGGCTTCTCCCGACCTGAGAGGTCCTGA
- a CDS encoding ABC transporter ATP-binding protein, producing the protein MNIDVEGLSWDVPGKSIVRDVTFHVGSGETVGLIGPNGSGKSSLLRCVAGLRTPTSGVVRYDSQDIRGWSARRIAQQAAFVEQSADSDSDLRVADVVALGRTPFRSPWKALDRTDQLVIDAALERLDLTELRSRDWKTLSGGERQRAHIARALAQQSWCILLDEPTNHLDIRHQLDLMDLLASTDQTILVALHDLSLAARHCDRLVLMSGGTLIADGPPDEVLTPERLRNVFGVEAHIATDPLGNLTVAYTRAGEAGNSLPHRA; encoded by the coding sequence GTGAACATCGACGTCGAGGGCCTGTCATGGGACGTCCCGGGCAAAAGCATCGTCCGGGACGTCACCTTCCACGTCGGCTCGGGTGAGACCGTGGGCCTGATCGGCCCGAACGGCTCCGGCAAGTCCTCCCTGCTCCGTTGTGTCGCCGGCCTGCGCACTCCCACCTCGGGGGTCGTCCGCTACGACAGTCAGGACATCCGGGGCTGGAGCGCCCGCCGCATCGCGCAGCAGGCCGCCTTCGTCGAGCAGTCCGCCGACTCCGACAGCGACCTGCGGGTCGCCGACGTCGTCGCCCTCGGCCGCACCCCGTTCCGCAGCCCATGGAAGGCTCTCGACCGGACCGACCAGCTCGTCATCGACGCCGCACTGGAACGCCTCGACCTGACCGAGCTGAGGTCCAGGGACTGGAAGACGCTCTCCGGCGGCGAACGCCAACGCGCCCACATCGCGCGCGCCCTCGCCCAGCAATCCTGGTGCATCCTGCTCGACGAACCCACGAATCACCTGGACATCAGACACCAGCTCGACCTGATGGATCTGCTGGCGTCCACCGACCAGACGATCCTGGTGGCCCTGCACGACCTGTCCCTGGCCGCCCGCCACTGCGACCGCCTCGTCCTGATGAGCGGCGGCACGCTGATCGCCGACGGGCCGCCGGACGAGGTCCTCACCCCGGAACGGCTGCGGAACGTCTTCGGAGTCGAGGCCCACATCGCCACAGACCCGCTGGGCAACCTGACGGTCGCCTACACCCGCGCCGGTGAGGCGGGGAATTCCCTGCCTCACCGGGCCTGA
- a CDS encoding TauD/TfdA family dioxygenase, producing the protein MSFGILPDRVDGRDTDRIRHLLTESGAAILTGFAATPDALVVAAALTLGHRLRQVFPYRSRPSRDAGPVHLHADSFDVVVDIGGVPVRRRDPDEDYVFIQAVQTPGSGGESFVADAYRFADDCERRDPGLWDFLTSADVDLYGRWADLRGLPAMPRVGRHVEYTRTGRRVVRRTEGAVPLHRDPDAERIRELIGGLDEAVREAEPTLPRFALDEGEILVLDNYRCWHGRDGHSGERLVRILTVRSADAR; encoded by the coding sequence ATGTCCTTCGGCATCCTCCCTGACCGTGTCGACGGCCGGGACACCGATCGCATCCGTCACCTGCTCACCGAGTCAGGTGCGGCCATCCTCACCGGTTTCGCCGCCACTCCCGACGCGCTCGTCGTCGCCGCGGCGCTCACCCTCGGCCACCGGTTGCGGCAGGTGTTCCCGTACCGCAGCAGGCCGTCCCGCGACGCCGGCCCGGTGCACCTGCACGCCGACAGCTTCGACGTGGTCGTCGACATTGGAGGCGTCCCTGTCCGCAGACGTGACCCCGACGAGGACTACGTCTTCATCCAGGCCGTCCAGACGCCCGGTTCGGGCGGCGAGTCGTTCGTCGCCGACGCCTACCGCTTCGCCGACGACTGCGAGCGGCGCGACCCGGGCCTGTGGGACTTCCTCACCAGCGCGGACGTGGACCTCTACGGCAGGTGGGCGGACCTGCGCGGGCTGCCCGCCATGCCGCGCGTCGGCCGGCACGTCGAATACACCCGCACCGGGCGCCGCGTCGTCCGCCGCACCGAGGGCGCCGTGCCGCTGCACCGTGACCCGGACGCTGAACGCATCCGGGAGCTGATCGGCGGGCTCGACGAGGCCGTGCGGGAGGCGGAGCCGACGCTGCCCAGGTTCGCCCTGGACGAGGGCGAGATCCTGGTGCTGGACAACTACCGCTGCTGGCACGGCCGTGACGGGCACAGCGGGGAGCGTCTCGTCCGAATCCTGACCGTGCGTAGCGCCGATGCCCGCTGA
- the cydC gene encoding thiol reductant ABC exporter subunit CydC codes for MISGLRPLLAVVRPYRLHLAGAIGSGVLDQALTVAIAAVGAWVAGAAITGAGVAELRPGLIVLACLVIPRAVLAFVESHIAHDMAFRILVDIRERLYAGFERIAPAHPKGHRSGDLASTVMDDVERLEVFFAHTLSPLCVAVVVPTGSLAALWFIHPVLALVILPIAALVAFVPAWLRKRATVQGRAWRLHLGRLNATAVDGVQGLREIATFGQEERYLTRLGEHGRDLHEAQLAHGSRVGVERAVTDLLIGLGVVGVLAGSAVLVATGTMPVVLYPTAVVLAAAALAPVTKLGDAARELGVVAAAGERIFAVVDAPAMAPEPASPRPLPALPMALDVSFRNVSFRYGPDLPPAVSGITFDLAAGETVALVGHSGAGKSTITNLLLRFWDPESGSVRIAGHDLRDLADHELRELICVVPQEIYLLNRTVAENIALGRPGASQEEIEAAATAALAHDFIVEELPDGYDTVVGEWGARVSGGQRQRIAIARALLRDAPILILDEPVSNVDAESERLLGLAMARVRAGRTTLLVAHRLSTIRTADRLIVLDHGKVAEIGTHAELVAAGGTYARLIRHQLQ; via the coding sequence ATGATCTCCGGCCTGCGCCCCCTGCTGGCCGTCGTGCGGCCCTACCGGCTCCACCTGGCCGGCGCGATCGGCAGCGGCGTGCTCGACCAGGCCCTCACCGTGGCGATCGCCGCGGTCGGCGCCTGGGTGGCCGGCGCCGCGATCACCGGCGCGGGCGTGGCCGAGCTGCGTCCCGGGCTGATCGTGCTGGCCTGCCTGGTGATCCCCCGTGCGGTGCTGGCCTTCGTGGAGTCGCACATCGCCCATGACATGGCCTTCCGGATCCTGGTCGACATCCGTGAGCGGCTCTACGCGGGCTTCGAACGGATCGCGCCCGCGCACCCCAAGGGGCACCGCTCCGGCGACCTGGCCTCGACCGTCATGGACGACGTCGAGCGGCTGGAGGTGTTCTTCGCCCACACCCTGAGCCCGCTGTGCGTCGCGGTCGTGGTGCCGACCGGGTCGCTGGCGGCCCTGTGGTTCATCCACCCGGTGCTCGCCCTCGTCATCCTGCCGATCGCCGCCCTGGTCGCCTTCGTTCCCGCCTGGCTGCGCAAGCGGGCGACCGTCCAGGGCCGGGCGTGGCGGCTGCACCTCGGCCGGCTCAACGCCACCGCCGTGGACGGCGTGCAGGGGCTGCGCGAGATCGCCACCTTCGGCCAGGAGGAGCGCTACCTGACGCGGCTCGGCGAGCACGGCCGCGACCTGCACGAGGCCCAGCTGGCCCACGGCAGCCGGGTCGGGGTCGAGCGTGCCGTGACCGACCTGCTGATCGGGCTGGGGGTGGTCGGCGTGCTCGCCGGATCGGCCGTTCTGGTCGCCACCGGCACCATGCCGGTGGTGCTCTACCCGACCGCGGTGGTCCTGGCCGCCGCCGCGCTGGCGCCCGTCACCAAGCTCGGCGACGCCGCCCGTGAGCTCGGCGTGGTCGCCGCCGCGGGCGAACGGATCTTCGCGGTCGTCGACGCGCCCGCCATGGCGCCGGAACCGGCCTCACCTCGGCCGCTGCCCGCCCTGCCGATGGCACTGGACGTCTCCTTCCGCAATGTCTCCTTCCGGTACGGCCCCGACCTGCCTCCAGCCGTGTCCGGCATCACGTTCGACCTCGCCGCCGGAGAGACGGTCGCGCTGGTGGGGCACTCCGGCGCCGGAAAGTCGACGATCACCAACCTGCTGCTCCGCTTCTGGGATCCGGAGTCGGGCTCGGTGCGGATCGCCGGGCACGACCTGCGTGACCTGGCCGATCACGAGCTGCGCGAGCTGATCTGCGTGGTGCCGCAGGAGATCTACCTGCTCAACCGGACTGTCGCCGAGAACATCGCGCTGGGCAGGCCCGGCGCGAGCCAGGAGGAGATCGAGGCCGCCGCCACGGCCGCGCTGGCCCACGACTTCATCGTCGAGGAGCTGCCCGACGGTTACGACACCGTCGTCGGCGAGTGGGGCGCACGGGTCTCGGGCGGCCAGCGCCAGCGCATCGCCATCGCCCGCGCGCTGCTGCGCGATGCGCCCATCCTCATCCTGGACGAGCCCGTCTCCAATGTGGACGCGGAGAGCGAGCGGCTGCTGGGCCTGGCCATGGCCCGGGTCCGCGCCGGCCGGACCACCCTGCTGGTGGCCCACCGGCTCTCCACGATCCGCACCGCCGACCGCTTGATCGTGCTCGATCACGGCAAGGTCGCCGAGATCGGCACGCACGCGGAGCTGGTGGCAGCCGGCGGCACCTACGCCCGGCTGATCCGCCACCAGCTGCAGTAA
- a CDS encoding class I SAM-dependent DNA methyltransferase — MKDADALNAVAYGPEWSARWEAEFGDQPDTQDAADYLAGLAAGRAVLELGIGTGRLALPLLDRGLAVTGVDNSPWMLEQLRAKPRGDEIDVVEGDFADVKVDGEFGLAFISRFALSALTTQEAQVQCFENVAAHLAPGGFFVVELMAPASGVLENGRAWASNVKPDAVSLFVSTANHVTQEMRTCHIRLSETEGVQLRPGAVRYIWPSELDLMARIAGMRLHERWSSWDKAPFTATSTRNISAYRKA, encoded by the coding sequence ATGAAAGACGCCGACGCCCTCAATGCCGTCGCCTACGGACCGGAATGGTCGGCCCGCTGGGAGGCGGAGTTCGGCGACCAGCCCGACACCCAGGACGCGGCCGACTACCTGGCCGGGCTGGCCGCCGGGCGGGCCGTGCTGGAGCTCGGCATCGGCACCGGCCGGCTCGCCCTCCCGCTGCTCGACCGCGGGCTGGCCGTGACCGGCGTGGACAACTCCCCCTGGATGCTCGAACAGTTGCGCGCCAAACCGCGCGGCGACGAGATCGACGTCGTGGAGGGCGACTTCGCCGACGTGAAGGTCGACGGCGAGTTCGGCCTGGCCTTCATCTCCCGTTTCGCGCTGTCGGCCCTGACCACGCAGGAGGCGCAGGTGCAGTGCTTCGAGAACGTCGCCGCGCACCTGGCACCCGGCGGCTTCTTCGTCGTCGAGCTGATGGCGCCGGCCAGCGGTGTCCTGGAGAACGGCAGGGCCTGGGCCTCCAACGTCAAGCCCGACGCGGTCTCGCTGTTCGTCTCGACCGCCAACCACGTGACGCAGGAGATGCGCACCTGCCACATCAGACTCAGCGAGACGGAGGGCGTCCAGCTGCGCCCCGGCGCGGTCCGCTACATCTGGCCGTCCGAGCTCGACCTGATGGCCCGCATCGCCGGCATGCGGCTGCACGAGCGCTGGTCGAGCTGGGACAAGGCCCCCTTCACCGCCACCTCGACCCGCAACATCTCGGCCTACCGGAAAGCGTGA